The following DNA comes from Planctomycetia bacterium.
TATGGCGTGTCACCCCGCCTGTCCACAAGCGCGCGGCGCGGCGAAACAGGCATCAGCGCGGATCACCTGGGCGCCGGGAGGTCGCCGCGCGGAGTCCGTCAACAGGGAATGGCGCGAGAAGGCCGGAAGTGTTACCGGTACGGCCAAGAATTCCAAGAAAAAGGCGCAAGCACCGCGCAAAAACAAAGGCGTCCGGAGCGCGCCGCTTCGGTTGCGGGCCTGCTCCGGACGCTGTTGGCAACCAGTCTAACGGGCTGAGCTAGTTAAGATCGAATTCCATGAACAGCGGTTCATCGCCACTTTCCGGTACGATCAACGTGGACTTGCCGCTATAGGGCTGATGGTGGGCCGAGCCGATAACATGCACTTCGTAACGCCCTGGCGGGACGTTGTTGAAGCGAAACTCGCCGGTGGAATCGGCCACGGCGGCCGGAGCGGCCAATCCCTCGATGGTGACCCGGGCCTTCGGCAACGGGCGTCCATAGTACAGGACGACGCCTTCGACCACGGCGTTCCGCGGCGGGCCCGAGGAGCGCGTGTCGCCAATCGGCGTAGCCATGGCGGGGCGCGGCAGGGATTCCGCCTGGCGGGGGATATCGACGCTGCCCGGCAGTTCGTCGCCTTGGACGATGGCGTTGACGGCCAATTTGACGGCGTCCTGCAAATCGCTTGACGAGGTCACTGGCTGAAAGCTGCCCTG
Coding sequences within:
- a CDS encoding carboxypeptidase-like regulatory domain-containing protein, encoding LANRQFGAAGPHSGIVLITAGGDKIGQSGAKYTRQQVLEGYYKRRIPVHIVAVGASSGTKDANWSDLQLIARRSQGSFQPVTSSSDLQDAVKLAVNAIVQGDELPGSVDIPRQAESLPRPAMATPIGDTRSSGPPRNAVVEGVVLYYGRPLPKARVTIEGLAAPAAVADSTGEFRFNNVPPGRYEVHVIGSAHHQPYSGKSTLIVPESGDEPLFMEFDLN